A genomic window from bacterium (Candidatus Blackallbacteria) CG13_big_fil_rev_8_21_14_2_50_49_14 includes:
- a CDS encoding peptide synthase (Catalyzes the specific recognition and activation of amino acids during peptide synthesis) gives MSTLSRAPANIAAALYESARLQPEATAIVLAQGPNAAKQLKSETVSSEQAALAAPITYVHHRFSELLAESEFLAAGLEKAGIRRGMRTVLMVPPSLEFFALMYAMLKSGVVPVLIDPGMGLKNLKTCLEEAQPEAFIGVPKAHLARKLLGWAKDSLKIKITVGGSLLWEGHSLKKLRAWGQNNPQEGLASTRPEELAAILFTSGSTGVPKGVVYSHGNFLAQIERIRETYAVEPGEVDLATFPPFALFDPALGMTSVIPLMDPTKPALVNPAAIFDAIERYQVTHMFGSPALLNRISRAGEAQAVHLPSLRRILSAGAPVPWQTLERMKKLLPPEAEIYTPYGATECLPVASIGASEILTETQAKTREGAGVCIGKPVAGVEVVILPIDDQPISDWESCMPLPQGALGEIVVKGANVTSAYFNRESSTQLAKIQESNGSIRHRMGDLGYFDSQGRLWFCGRKSHRVESTEGPLYTIPCEAIFNTHPAVYRSALVGVGEAGQALPVVCVELEKDFKGSAQQVILELQDLAQSQPHTQKIRHFLIHPALPVDIRHNSKIFREKLAPWAAKELQ, from the coding sequence ATGAGCACGCTTTCAAGAGCCCCCGCCAATATTGCTGCAGCCTTGTATGAATCCGCCCGACTTCAGCCGGAGGCCACTGCGATTGTATTGGCCCAAGGCCCAAATGCTGCTAAACAGCTCAAATCTGAGACTGTATCAAGCGAACAGGCCGCTCTTGCAGCCCCAATCACCTATGTGCATCACCGTTTTTCTGAACTGCTGGCTGAAAGCGAGTTTTTAGCTGCCGGGCTTGAAAAAGCAGGCATCCGGCGGGGCATGCGAACCGTGCTGATGGTGCCCCCCAGCCTAGAGTTTTTCGCCTTGATGTATGCCATGCTCAAAAGTGGAGTTGTACCTGTATTAATTGATCCAGGCATGGGTTTGAAAAATCTCAAAACCTGTCTGGAAGAAGCTCAACCCGAAGCTTTTATTGGCGTGCCCAAGGCCCATCTGGCCCGTAAACTCTTGGGCTGGGCCAAAGACTCGCTGAAAATTAAAATCACAGTGGGGGGCAGCCTGCTCTGGGAAGGCCACAGTTTGAAAAAATTGAGAGCATGGGGCCAAAACAATCCCCAAGAAGGCCTGGCTTCGACCCGCCCCGAAGAACTGGCTGCGATTCTGTTTACCAGTGGCAGCACGGGGGTGCCCAAAGGGGTGGTGTATAGCCATGGCAATTTCCTGGCTCAAATCGAGCGGATTCGCGAAACCTATGCTGTGGAGCCAGGTGAAGTGGATCTTGCCACCTTTCCGCCCTTCGCCTTATTCGATCCTGCTTTGGGCATGACCTCTGTGATTCCGCTGATGGATCCCACCAAACCTGCGCTGGTCAATCCTGCCGCCATTTTTGATGCAATTGAACGCTATCAGGTAACGCATATGTTTGGTTCTCCAGCCCTGCTCAACCGCATCAGCCGTGCCGGAGAGGCCCAAGCTGTGCATCTGCCCAGCCTGCGCCGCATTCTCTCTGCGGGGGCTCCTGTACCCTGGCAGACCCTGGAGCGCATGAAAAAACTGCTGCCCCCAGAAGCTGAAATTTATACGCCCTATGGCGCAACTGAATGTCTGCCCGTCGCCAGCATTGGCGCCAGCGAAATTTTAACTGAAACCCAGGCCAAAACCCGCGAGGGAGCTGGGGTATGTATAGGCAAACCCGTTGCGGGAGTCGAGGTGGTCATTCTTCCGATTGACGATCAACCGATCTCTGACTGGGAAAGTTGTATGCCCTTGCCCCAGGGAGCATTGGGCGAAATTGTCGTCAAAGGCGCAAATGTCACCAGCGCCTATTTTAACCGTGAGAGCTCCACACAACTTGCAAAGATACAAGAAAGCAATGGCAGCATTCGCCACCGCATGGGGGATTTGGGCTATTTTGACAGCCAGGGCCGACTCTGGTTCTGTGGCCGCAAAAGCCACCGGGTGGAAAGTACCGAAGGCCCCCTCTATACCATTCCCTGTGAAGCGATTTTCAATACCCACCCTGCCGTCTACCGTTCTGCTTTGGTGGGCGTAGGCGAGGCGGGTCAAGCCTTGCCGGTGGTTTGCGTTGAGCTGGAGAAAGACTTCAAGGGGTCGGCTCAGCAGGTGATTCTGGAACTTCAGGATTTGGCACAAAGCCAGCCCCATACCCAAAAAATTCGTCATTTTCTGATTCACCCGGCCCTGCCGGTGGATATTCGCCACAACTCCAAAATATTTCGTGAAAAATTGGCTCCCTGGGCCGCAAAGGAATTGCAATGA
- a CDS encoding 4-aminobutyrate--2-oxoglutarate transaminase: MSTPQDWIQRRETVMPRGVGQILNGSTVASAQGAQIITAEGRKLIDFTSGIGVTNTGHCPPEVVAAIQKQAENLMHACIHVATYEPYLNLCERLAAKFPHGEATKVFLTNTGAEAVENAVKIARQATGRPGIIAFSEGFHGRTLMALTLTSKVGYKLGCGPFAPEVYRLPYPNYFKYNDGLSSTAFVERELNRFRQALVAMVAPDQVAAVIIEPIQGEGGFVPAPTEYLQGLREICDQHGILLIFDEVQSGFGRAGDWSAHAISGVTPDLSTWAKAMGGGLPIACVIGKAKVMDACLPGTLGGTYGGNPIACAASLAVIDLMERDQLPERAARLGETIRTRFLSIQEKSTLVADVRGRGMMQALEFCYDRNPLRPAGEVVKKIMADCHDSGLLVISAGSEGNVIRTLPPLTISEADLNTALDILEREILKHSPD, encoded by the coding sequence ATGAGCACACCGCAAGACTGGATTCAACGACGTGAAACTGTAATGCCCCGAGGGGTCGGCCAGATTTTGAACGGTTCGACCGTCGCTTCGGCCCAAGGCGCACAGATCATTACTGCAGAGGGCCGCAAACTAATAGATTTCACCAGCGGGATTGGCGTCACCAATACCGGCCACTGCCCCCCTGAAGTGGTTGCCGCGATCCAAAAACAGGCTGAAAATCTGATGCATGCCTGTATCCATGTCGCGACCTATGAGCCCTATCTCAATCTCTGTGAGCGTTTGGCAGCAAAGTTTCCCCATGGCGAGGCCACCAAAGTATTTCTCACCAATACGGGTGCAGAAGCCGTTGAAAATGCAGTTAAAATTGCCCGCCAGGCCACAGGACGCCCTGGAATTATCGCCTTTAGCGAAGGTTTTCATGGCCGCACCCTGATGGCCCTGACCCTGACTTCTAAAGTGGGTTATAAACTGGGGTGTGGTCCCTTTGCCCCCGAAGTGTATCGTCTGCCCTACCCCAATTATTTCAAATACAATGACGGTCTCAGTTCCACGGCCTTTGTTGAAAGAGAACTGAATCGTTTTCGTCAGGCCCTGGTCGCGATGGTGGCCCCCGATCAAGTGGCCGCAGTGATCATCGAACCGATTCAGGGAGAGGGCGGCTTTGTTCCCGCCCCGACTGAATATTTGCAAGGGCTGCGTGAGATTTGCGATCAGCATGGCATTCTGCTGATCTTTGATGAAGTACAGAGTGGCTTTGGACGGGCCGGAGACTGGTCTGCCCATGCTATTTCTGGGGTTACTCCGGACCTCTCTACCTGGGCCAAGGCCATGGGTGGAGGTTTGCCAATTGCCTGTGTGATTGGCAAGGCAAAGGTCATGGATGCCTGTCTGCCCGGCACCCTGGGCGGTACCTATGGCGGCAATCCGATTGCCTGCGCTGCCTCTCTGGCCGTGATCGATTTGATGGAACGCGACCAATTGCCTGAAAGAGCCGCCCGACTGGGGGAAACTATCCGGACCCGCTTCTTGAGTATTCAGGAGAAATCTACGCTGGTGGCTGATGTACGCGGACGGGGCATGATGCAGGCCCTTGAATTCTGCTATGATCGCAATCCTCTGCGCCCCGCAGGCGAGGTGGTCAAAAAAATCATGGCAGACTGCCATGATTCAGGTTTATTGGTAATTTCAGCGGGATCTGAGGGCAATGTGATTCGCACCCTGCCCCCGCTGACGATTTCAGAGGCAGATTTAAACACAGCCCTGGATATTCTCGAAAGGGAAATTCTCAAACACAGCCCAGACTGA
- a CDS encoding sterol desaturase family protein, which yields MKTNDYIQAAIPLFFVLIFLEALFSNWAKKNWFNLHDSLNNLACGALDQILEVFYKSALFGVYLWLYSYRLTSLSETALWVWLLCFLGVDFGYYWFHRCSHRVWLVWAGHGPHHQSEEYNLTVALRQGMLERSFSWVFTLPLALLGFSPVVYLTCSQFQIIYQFFIHTRAIKTLGPLEWVMNTPSHHRVHHGKNPEYIDRNYGGVLIIWDRLFGSFEPERKEAVYGTVKALKSWNPLWAHAVFFAEMAQAMRSLPWHQKLQVLWRPPGWNPQQAEPEIPPVEAQSYLKYKTPLDWGINLWLLLQFGICLGLSTLFLEQAPQWEMLQGIGAGLSLMLGFTAVGALNENKAWLTPFETVRILLSLGVMILLPFPLLLKEGLSLWLLLSAALNLGLLQTPQFSKQNPAQDPQSAG from the coding sequence TTGAAAACCAACGATTATATTCAGGCGGCGATTCCCCTCTTTTTTGTGCTGATTTTTCTAGAAGCCCTTTTTTCAAATTGGGCGAAAAAAAACTGGTTTAACCTGCATGATTCACTCAATAATCTGGCCTGTGGGGCCTTGGACCAAATCCTTGAAGTTTTTTATAAATCTGCACTTTTTGGCGTCTATCTCTGGCTCTATAGCTACCGCCTGACCAGCTTGAGCGAAACTGCTCTCTGGGTTTGGCTGCTGTGTTTTTTGGGAGTAGATTTTGGCTATTATTGGTTTCACCGCTGCAGTCACCGGGTTTGGCTGGTTTGGGCAGGCCACGGCCCCCACCATCAAAGTGAGGAATACAATCTGACCGTCGCCCTGCGTCAGGGCATGCTGGAACGCAGTTTTTCCTGGGTATTTACCCTGCCACTTGCCCTTTTGGGTTTTTCACCTGTGGTCTATCTGACCTGCAGCCAGTTTCAGATCATTTATCAGTTTTTTATACATACCCGGGCGATTAAAACGCTGGGGCCCTTGGAATGGGTCATGAATACGCCTTCGCATCACCGCGTGCACCATGGTAAAAACCCCGAATATATTGACCGCAATTATGGTGGCGTCTTGATCATCTGGGATCGGCTTTTTGGCAGTTTTGAACCCGAACGGAAAGAAGCGGTCTATGGCACGGTCAAAGCCCTTAAAAGCTGGAATCCGCTTTGGGCCCATGCTGTATTTTTTGCTGAAATGGCCCAGGCCATGAGATCTTTGCCCTGGCATCAGAAGCTGCAGGTGCTCTGGCGACCGCCGGGGTGGAATCCCCAGCAGGCAGAACCCGAGATCCCCCCTGTGGAGGCACAAAGTTATCTCAAATACAAGACGCCCTTGGATTGGGGAATCAATCTTTGGTTGCTGCTGCAATTTGGGATCTGCCTGGGGCTGAGTACGCTCTTTCTTGAACAGGCCCCCCAGTGGGAAATGCTGCAAGGTATCGGAGCCGGTTTGAGCCTGATGCTGGGCTTTACAGCCGTGGGGGCTTTGAATGAAAACAAAGCCTGGCTCACTCCCTTTGAAACGGTGCGCATCCTGCTCAGCCTGGGTGTCATGATTCTCCTGCCCTTTCCGCTGCTGCTAAAAGAAGGCTTGAGTTTGTGGCTCTTGCTCAGCGCAGCGCTGAATCTGGGTCTTTTGCAAACCCCTCAGTTTTCAAAACAGAACCCTGCGCAAGACCCTCAATCTGCGGGATAA
- a CDS encoding short chain dehydrogenase — MHILLIGGTGTIGKRVSDELKKKHRVTIVGHKQGQYQVDLAKAESIQRLYSQVDPPDAVVCIAGEAKWGNFQDLTEADFLESCQNKLLGQISLVRYGLEKLSPGGSFTLSSGILADHPVVGTSAAALVNGGLHSFVQALALELKDQKRINVVSLNLVEDSQEKYQDYFPGYDAIPMQRAVNGYIRSIEGRINGQVIRVY; from the coding sequence ATGCATATTCTCTTAATTGGTGGCACGGGTACGATTGGAAAAAGGGTAAGCGATGAACTGAAAAAAAAACATCGGGTCACAATCGTGGGGCACAAACAAGGCCAATATCAGGTCGATTTAGCGAAGGCTGAATCGATTCAAAGACTCTACAGTCAGGTAGATCCACCCGACGCAGTGGTCTGTATCGCAGGCGAGGCCAAATGGGGAAATTTTCAGGATCTGACTGAAGCCGATTTTTTAGAAAGCTGCCAAAACAAGCTTTTGGGACAAATTTCGCTGGTGCGATATGGTTTGGAAAAGCTCAGTCCAGGAGGCTCCTTTACCCTCAGTTCGGGTATTTTGGCGGATCACCCTGTTGTAGGAACTTCGGCGGCAGCCCTGGTCAATGGTGGGCTTCACAGTTTTGTTCAAGCCCTGGCATTGGAACTCAAGGATCAAAAACGGATCAATGTGGTCTCGCTCAATTTGGTCGAAGATTCTCAGGAAAAATACCAGGATTATTTTCCCGGCTATGACGCAATCCCTATGCAACGTGCTGTGAATGGCTATATCCGCAGTATTGAGGGCCGCATCAACGGACAGGTTATTCGGGTCTATTGA
- a CDS encoding 3-beta hydroxysteroid dehydrogenase translates to MKVFVTGGGGFLGQAIVRQLLEKNHQVVSYSRGNYPDLDALGVEHRQGDLEAPNRLVAAMKDCEAVIHVAAKAGVWGSYADFHSANVKGTENVISACQQSGIEKLVYTSSPSVVHDGKGLDGVDESTPYPSHFEAYYPQTKALAEKMVLKANGPQLATVALRPHIIWGPGDPHFVPRLVERAKAGRLRLVGDSDPKVDTVYVENAAEAHLLALEKLSPGALIAGKAYFITQDQPETVASFINRILAAAGLPPVQKRIPAHLAWVLGAGLESVFRAFHLPGEPPMTRFMAKQLSTPHWFDITAARQELGYHPRITTDQGMAALKAWMDTSSS, encoded by the coding sequence ATGAAGGTATTTGTCACAGGCGGCGGTGGCTTTTTAGGCCAGGCCATCGTACGTCAATTGCTTGAAAAAAATCATCAAGTGGTCAGCTATTCACGGGGAAATTATCCCGATCTCGATGCACTGGGGGTTGAACACCGCCAGGGAGATTTGGAGGCACCCAATCGGCTGGTTGCGGCCATGAAAGACTGTGAAGCGGTGATTCATGTGGCAGCCAAGGCGGGGGTCTGGGGATCCTATGCGGATTTTCACAGTGCCAATGTGAAGGGCACCGAAAATGTCATCTCTGCCTGTCAACAATCTGGAATTGAAAAATTGGTCTATACCAGTTCTCCCTCAGTGGTGCATGATGGCAAAGGATTGGATGGCGTCGATGAAAGTACGCCTTATCCCTCCCATTTTGAAGCCTATTATCCGCAAACCAAGGCCCTTGCCGAAAAAATGGTCTTAAAAGCCAATGGCCCCCAGCTTGCAACCGTGGCCTTGCGCCCCCATATTATTTGGGGCCCAGGGGATCCGCATTTTGTGCCCCGCCTGGTGGAAAGAGCCAAAGCCGGGCGTCTGAGACTGGTGGGAGACAGTGATCCCAAAGTGGACACGGTCTATGTTGAAAATGCAGCAGAAGCACATCTCTTGGCCCTGGAAAAACTCAGCCCAGGTGCCCTGATTGCAGGCAAAGCCTATTTCATTACCCAAGACCAGCCCGAAACTGTTGCCAGCTTTATCAACAGAATTCTGGCGGCAGCCGGTCTGCCCCCGGTTCAAAAACGCATTCCTGCCCATTTGGCCTGGGTGCTCGGAGCGGGTCTGGAATCTGTCTTTCGGGCCTTTCACTTACCCGGAGAACCACCCATGACCCGCTTCATGGCCAAACAACTCTCTACCCCCCACTGGTTTGATATCACAGCGGCCCGCCAGGAGCTGGGCTACCATCCCCGCATTACAACCGATCAGGGCATGGCGGCTCTGAAAGCCTGGATGGACACTTCTTCTTCCTGA
- a CDS encoding nucleoside-diphosphate sugar epimerase, whose product MSKVLILGASGHVGSELAKILKAAGEPVALATSRQPEQPDQVHLNLVTGEGLDTAFVGVDRAFLMAPPGYTNQDQLLGPVIEAAKQNKLQKLVLMTAMGADANAEAPMRKAELILEASGVPYQILRPNWFMQNFNTFWIHGILQAGKIFLPVGQAKGSFIDVRDIALAAAKLLRSDQFVNQAFNLTGSEALDHNQVAEILSEVSGKKITYEEISAGVMRENLLAAGLPADYTEFLLMILEYFRLGYSEAITSDFETITGQAPISFRKYAEDFRQAWL is encoded by the coding sequence ATGTCAAAAGTTCTTATTCTCGGTGCCAGCGGCCATGTCGGTTCTGAGCTTGCAAAAATTCTGAAGGCGGCGGGTGAACCCGTGGCCTTGGCCACCAGCCGTCAACCAGAACAGCCTGATCAGGTGCATCTCAATCTAGTCACTGGTGAAGGCTTGGATACAGCGTTTGTGGGCGTGGATCGTGCCTTTTTAATGGCGCCTCCCGGGTATACAAATCAGGATCAACTGTTGGGGCCCGTGATTGAAGCCGCCAAACAAAACAAACTGCAAAAACTGGTCTTGATGACAGCCATGGGTGCCGATGCCAATGCCGAAGCGCCTATGCGCAAGGCAGAGTTGATCCTCGAAGCCTCAGGCGTGCCTTATCAGATACTTCGCCCCAATTGGTTTATGCAAAATTTTAATACCTTTTGGATTCATGGCATTTTGCAGGCTGGCAAAATTTTTCTGCCCGTGGGTCAGGCCAAGGGCAGTTTTATTGATGTGCGGGATATTGCCCTGGCTGCTGCTAAACTCTTGCGCAGTGATCAATTCGTAAACCAGGCCTTTAACCTGACAGGTTCAGAAGCCTTGGATCACAATCAGGTCGCAGAAATTCTTTCAGAAGTCAGTGGCAAGAAGATTACCTATGAAGAAATTTCAGCGGGTGTGATGCGCGAAAACCTTTTGGCTGCGGGTTTGCCTGCCGACTATACAGAGTTTTTGCTGATGATCCTTGAATATTTCAGATTGGGCTATTCTGAAGCGATCACCTCTGATTTTGAAACGATTACGGGCCAAGCTCCGATTTCATTCAGGAAATATGCCGAGGACTTCCGTCAAGCCTGGCTTTAA
- a CDS encoding cupin, translating to MPKLIESPTLIPAEGNKPKIIREYIGGVNTGHTALSVAHMSSPGGWQEPGQRPEFEEITVVLQGSLKIEYEGGEMTVKAGQAVITSAGEWVRYSTPGEAGADYLAICLPAFSPGTVHRDE from the coding sequence ATGCCCAAACTGATTGAAAGTCCAACGCTGATTCCTGCTGAAGGCAATAAACCCAAGATCATCCGTGAATATATTGGCGGCGTCAATACGGGCCACACAGCCTTAAGCGTGGCCCATATGAGTTCACCTGGGGGTTGGCAAGAACCCGGACAACGCCCTGAATTTGAAGAGATCACAGTGGTTCTGCAGGGCAGCCTGAAAATTGAATATGAAGGCGGAGAAATGACAGTTAAAGCCGGACAGGCCGTGATCACGTCTGCAGGCGAATGGGTTCGCTACAGCACGCCGGGTGAAGCTGGCGCAGATTACCTCGCCATTTGCTTGCCTGCTTTTTCACCGGGAACCGTGCATCGCGACGAATAA
- a CDS encoding DNA topoisomerase IV, which translates to MAPVSLPAELESLPLFAEIPSPYPVATDRPLCQNENMSSMTSLQSLIDDNFLEYASYVIKDRAIPFLEDGLKPVQRRILHTLHEVDDGKYHKVANIVGMTMRYHPHGDASIEAALVNIAQKDYLIDRQGNFGNLLTGDPASAARYIECRLSDLARETLFNPEITEYVDSYDGRNREPVVLASKLPLLLLSGTDGIAVGLSTKMLPHNFTELLEAQIAILKGQDFEIFPDFPQGGLLDAAHYLRGTGKVRVRARVEVKDPKTLVIREIPYGSTTESLIASIENAIHKGKLKIASINDFTTEQVEIELRVGHGTQAEDLLERLFLYSDCEQTLHLQPILIRNQHPVEMDVHDILRENTRQLQDVLGRELECDLARLQRRYREQVLVQIFIENKLYLSLEEAADLPELKAMLRAWLEPMLDEKFIPIPDEDLDKLLNIPIRRISRFDSEKAQTELQKTAEAIEGVQKKLQHINETAIEWLKGILKKYGPRYPRQTTLTSFETINVTEVAIQDQKVGYDPESKYLGTQIKTEAPLLCSTFDKLLLVYGTGSYQVLDIPDKLFIKEALLFFGRQAQPVVFSVLYRDNLGVYFMKRFTVSKFILSKEYFYLPEEAELVYFSADPDPVVKLVFEPRKRARVMEQYLDFKEMLVKSVTSRGNKVAERPIVKVIPVSRKAYEADAPPVPATRQVSLLDMLERDTADKSNVIQPTQTES; encoded by the coding sequence ATGGCTCCCGTCTCTCTCCCCGCTGAACTTGAAAGTTTACCCCTCTTTGCCGAGATTCCCAGCCCTTATCCAGTTGCCACTGATCGGCCCCTCTGCCAAAATGAAAACATGAGCAGCATGACATCCCTTCAATCCCTGATCGATGACAATTTTCTGGAATACGCCTCTTATGTCATTAAGGATCGCGCCATTCCTTTTCTTGAAGACGGCCTGAAACCCGTTCAAAGACGCATTCTCCACACCCTGCATGAGGTCGATGATGGCAAATACCACAAGGTAGCCAATATCGTGGGCATGACCATGCGCTACCATCCCCACGGGGATGCGAGCATTGAAGCCGCCCTTGTCAATATTGCCCAAAAAGACTATCTGATTGATCGGCAGGGTAATTTTGGCAATTTACTGACAGGCGACCCCGCATCTGCAGCTCGATATATCGAATGCCGACTTTCGGATCTGGCACGGGAAACCCTGTTTAACCCCGAAATCACAGAGTATGTCGACAGCTATGATGGGCGCAACCGCGAACCAGTGGTGCTGGCCTCCAAGCTGCCTTTGCTGCTGCTGTCGGGAACCGATGGCATTGCCGTGGGCCTTTCTACCAAAATGCTTCCCCACAATTTTACCGAACTGCTTGAAGCCCAAATCGCCATTCTCAAAGGCCAAGACTTCGAAATTTTCCCCGATTTCCCCCAGGGAGGCCTGCTGGATGCAGCCCATTACCTGCGCGGTACGGGCAAGGTTCGGGTTCGGGCCCGGGTCGAGGTCAAAGACCCGAAGACCCTTGTGATTCGTGAAATTCCCTATGGATCCACGACTGAATCTTTGATTGCCTCGATTGAAAATGCCATTCACAAGGGCAAACTCAAAATTGCTTCGATCAACGATTTCACCACCGAACAGGTTGAAATTGAGCTGCGGGTTGGGCACGGCACCCAGGCAGAAGATCTGCTTGAAAGACTGTTTCTTTACTCTGACTGCGAACAAACCCTGCATCTGCAACCGATATTGATCCGCAACCAGCATCCGGTTGAAATGGATGTGCACGATATTCTGCGAGAAAATACCCGTCAGCTTCAGGATGTTTTGGGAAGAGAACTGGAATGTGACCTGGCCCGCCTGCAACGTCGCTACCGCGAACAGGTGCTGGTGCAGATTTTTATCGAAAACAAACTCTATCTCTCCCTCGAAGAAGCAGCCGATTTGCCAGAACTCAAAGCCATGCTGCGGGCCTGGCTGGAACCCATGCTCGATGAAAAATTTATCCCGATTCCCGATGAAGACCTGGATAAACTGCTGAATATTCCGATTCGTAGAATTTCGCGCTTTGATTCTGAAAAAGCCCAGACTGAATTGCAAAAAACAGCAGAAGCCATCGAAGGGGTTCAGAAAAAACTTCAGCATATCAACGAAACTGCGATTGAATGGCTGAAAGGCATTCTGAAAAAATACGGGCCCCGTTATCCACGTCAAACCACCCTGACCTCCTTTGAAACGATCAATGTCACAGAAGTGGCAATTCAGGATCAGAAAGTGGGTTATGACCCCGAAAGCAAATACCTGGGCACCCAAATTAAGACTGAAGCACCCCTGCTCTGTTCCACCTTTGATAAACTGCTGCTGGTCTATGGCACGGGTTCCTATCAGGTTTTGGATATTCCCGACAAACTCTTTATCAAAGAAGCTCTGCTTTTCTTTGGACGTCAGGCCCAGCCCGTGGTCTTTTCTGTGCTTTACCGCGACAATTTGGGCGTCTATTTTATGAAACGCTTTACGGTCAGCAAATTTATTCTGAGCAAGGAATATTTCTATCTGCCCGAAGAAGCTGAATTGGTCTATTTCAGTGCAGACCCTGACCCGGTGGTCAAACTGGTCTTTGAACCCCGCAAACGGGCCCGTGTCATGGAACAGTATCTGGATTTCAAAGAAATGCTGGTCAAGTCAGTGACCTCACGCGGCAACAAGGTGGCAGAACGCCCGATTGTCAAAGTCATTCCTGTCAGTCGCAAGGCCTATGAGGCTGATGCGCCTCCTGTTCCTGCCACGCGACAGGTCTCACTCCTGGACATGCTGGAGCGTGATACAGCTGACAAGTCGAATGTGATCCAGCCAACGCAGACCGAGTCCTAA